From a single Maritimibacter sp. DP1N21-5 genomic region:
- a CDS encoding CocE/NonD family hydrolase, whose protein sequence is MQNTLREIEEQPDLGITLSDGTRLSVRMWRPVDAAVDPVPVILEYLPYRKRDGTCARDALTHPYFAQRGYACLRVDMRGDGDSHGLMQDEYTQQELDDAVEVITWAAAQPWCNGNVGMMGISWGGFNSLQVAALAPEPLKAIITLCSTVDRFADDIHFKGGCLLNENLGWGATMWSYSSRAPDPALRPDWREMWLERLENEPFLPSVWLRHQSRDDYWKHGSVCESYDTIKAKVLAIGGWGDSYKNAVPQVVENIPGAKGILGPWVHKYPHFAVPEPRIGFLQEALRWWDRWLKGTDTGVEDDPALRSYLMDGVRPATWYTNRPGRWLADAQSEERTWFLTDNGLEPDQGSLHRAVASPQDTGTDAGEYCAIWLGPELPGDQRRDDALSACFDSAPLDSDLSITGAPVIRLTLSADQPVAHIAVRLNHVHPDGASTRITYGVLNLAKHLGRPLAPGQQETIRLPLDHIAYTVPAGHRIRVAISTAYWPLIWPAPEAATVTLHGGSISIDSLTTAGDWTFPPPDAAPPWQTEELRPETHTRRQETDMVTGITSLVIEDDFGKLRDLDHGLITGSIARERWDIHPDDPLSARGTCHWTDELERDGTRLRTEARCAMWSDATHFHLSASMEAFENDTRIYHQEITDKIARDLL, encoded by the coding sequence ATGCAAAACACACTGCGCGAGATCGAAGAGCAGCCCGATCTGGGCATCACCCTCAGCGATGGCACGCGCCTGTCCGTCCGCATGTGGCGACCCGTGGACGCCGCCGTCGATCCGGTACCGGTCATTCTGGAATACCTGCCCTACCGCAAGCGCGACGGCACCTGCGCCCGCGATGCGCTCACCCATCCCTACTTTGCCCAGCGCGGCTATGCCTGCCTGCGGGTGGACATGCGCGGCGATGGCGACAGCCATGGGCTGATGCAGGATGAGTACACCCAGCAGGAACTGGATGACGCGGTAGAGGTGATCACCTGGGCCGCCGCTCAGCCGTGGTGCAATGGCAATGTCGGCATGATGGGCATCAGCTGGGGTGGCTTCAACAGCCTGCAGGTGGCCGCTTTGGCACCCGAACCGCTCAAGGCCATCATCACGCTATGCTCCACCGTCGACCGGTTTGCGGATGACATCCACTTCAAAGGCGGCTGCCTGCTGAATGAGAACCTCGGCTGGGGGGCGACGATGTGGAGTTATTCCTCCCGCGCGCCCGATCCCGCCCTGCGCCCCGATTGGCGCGAGATGTGGCTGGAGCGGCTCGAGAACGAACCCTTCCTGCCTTCGGTCTGGCTGCGCCACCAGAGCCGGGATGACTATTGGAAACACGGCTCCGTCTGCGAAAGCTACGACACGATCAAGGCCAAGGTGCTCGCCATCGGCGGTTGGGGGGATTCATACAAGAACGCCGTACCCCAGGTCGTCGAAAACATCCCCGGCGCAAAAGGCATCCTTGGCCCTTGGGTGCACAAGTATCCCCACTTCGCCGTGCCCGAACCCCGCATCGGCTTTCTGCAGGAGGCGCTGCGCTGGTGGGACCGTTGGCTAAAGGGGACAGACACGGGGGTCGAGGATGATCCCGCCCTGCGCAGCTACCTGATGGACGGCGTGCGCCCCGCCACATGGTACACCAACCGCCCCGGGCGTTGGCTCGCCGACGCACAAAGCGAAGAGCGCACCTGGTTTCTGACCGACAATGGGCTCGAACCGGACCAAGGCAGCTTGCACCGCGCGGTGGCGTCACCCCAGGACACAGGCACCGATGCCGGGGAATACTGCGCCATCTGGCTCGGCCCCGAACTGCCCGGCGATCAGAGGCGCGACGACGCGCTCAGCGCCTGCTTCGACAGCGCGCCGCTCGACAGCGACCTGTCCATCACAGGCGCGCCCGTCATCCGCCTGACCCTCAGCGCCGACCAACCCGTCGCCCACATCGCCGTGCGTCTGAACCATGTCCACCCTGATGGCGCCTCCACCCGGATCACCTACGGCGTTCTGAACCTCGCCAAACATCTTGGCCGACCGCTTGCGCCGGGCCAGCAAGAGACGATCCGCCTGCCGCTCGACCACATCGCCTACACGGTGCCTGCGGGCCACCGTATCCGCGTAGCAATCTCGACCGCCTACTGGCCCCTGATCTGGCCCGCGCCAGAAGCTGCAACGGTCACACTGCACGGCGGCTCCATAAGTATAGACTCCTTAACAACCGCCGGCGACTGGACCTTCCCACCGCCTGATGCAGCACCCCCCTGGCAGACCGAAGAGCTCCGCCCCGAAACCCACACGCGCCGCCAGGAAACCGATATGGTCACCGGCATCACCTCACTGGTGATCGAAGACGACTTCGGCAAACTCCGCGACCTCGACCACGGCCTCATCACCGGCTCCATCGCCCGTGAGCGCTGGGACATCCACCCGGACGACCCGCTGTCCGCGCGCGGCACCTGCCACTGGACGGACGAGCTGGAGCGCGACGGCACACGGCTCCGCACCGAAGCCCGCTGTGCCATGTGGTCGGACGCCACCCATTTCCACCTCAGCGCATCAATGGAAGCCTTCGAAAACGACACCCGGATCTACCACCAGGAGATCACCGACAAGATCGCCCGAGACCTGCTCTGA
- a CDS encoding ABC transporter substrate-binding protein produces MSNELKHLSAKVAAGTMTRRDFMARAAALGISAAAATSMLATPAKAAPVAGGTFKMGVQGGESTNSQDPATWASDVPIAGGQLWGEGLVEVEADGSLTGLVAESWEGSADAKTWRFKVRQGITFSNGQAVTAEDVMKTMERHSNEESKSGALGIVQGIESMRTDGDVFEVTLAVGNADLPYLMADYHLMIQPGGGFDDPAAAIGTGAYTLESDEPGVRMVAKRRDDYWGGDQTVTAHYDTVEVIVLNDATARTAALQSGQVDTINRVEPKIAKLLDRAPTVDVLSTAGRGHYVFIMHIDTAPFDENELRLALKHALNREEMVEKILQGYGSIGNDMPINAAYPLFDDTIPQRTFDLEKAAEHYKKSGHDGSPIILRTADGAFPGAVDAAALFQQSCQAAGIPLEIKREPNDGYWSEVWNVQPFCCSYWGGRPVQDQMYTTAYLSTADWNDTRWKRPEFDAMLLEARAELDEAKRKEIYSKMGRMLNEEGGLMVPMFNDFVDAVSTKVQGWESDPNGPQMNWYAFKKTWKA; encoded by the coding sequence ATGTCTAACGAATTGAAACACCTGTCCGCAAAGGTGGCGGCAGGGACGATGACGCGCCGCGACTTCATGGCACGCGCCGCGGCCCTCGGCATATCCGCCGCCGCTGCAACCTCGATGCTCGCCACCCCAGCCAAGGCAGCCCCTGTCGCGGGCGGCACCTTCAAGATGGGTGTGCAGGGCGGCGAGTCCACCAACAGCCAGGACCCGGCCACATGGGCTTCCGACGTGCCAATCGCGGGCGGCCAGCTCTGGGGCGAAGGTCTGGTCGAGGTCGAAGCCGATGGCTCTCTCACCGGCCTCGTCGCCGAAAGCTGGGAAGGGTCCGCAGACGCCAAGACATGGCGTTTCAAGGTGCGCCAGGGCATCACCTTCTCCAACGGTCAGGCCGTCACCGCAGAAGACGTGATGAAAACAATGGAGCGCCACTCCAACGAAGAATCCAAATCCGGCGCGCTCGGCATCGTGCAAGGCATCGAGTCGATGCGCACCGATGGTGACGTGTTCGAAGTCACGCTCGCCGTGGGCAACGCCGACCTGCCCTACCTGATGGCCGACTACCACCTGATGATCCAGCCGGGTGGCGGCTTTGACGACCCCGCCGCCGCCATCGGCACTGGCGCTTACACACTGGAAAGCGATGAGCCCGGCGTGCGCATGGTCGCCAAGCGGCGCGACGATTACTGGGGCGGCGACCAGACGGTCACGGCCCACTACGACACCGTCGAAGTCATCGTGCTGAACGACGCCACCGCCCGCACCGCCGCCCTGCAGTCTGGCCAGGTCGATACGATCAACCGGGTCGAACCCAAGATCGCCAAACTGCTCGACCGCGCGCCCACCGTGGACGTGCTGTCCACAGCCGGTCGCGGCCACTACGTCTTCATCATGCATATCGACACCGCCCCGTTTGACGAAAACGAGCTGCGGCTGGCCCTGAAACACGCGCTCAACCGCGAGGAAATGGTCGAAAAGATCCTGCAGGGCTACGGCTCCATCGGGAACGACATGCCGATCAACGCGGCCTACCCGCTCTTTGACGACACGATCCCGCAGCGGACATTCGATCTGGAAAAAGCGGCCGAGCACTACAAGAAGTCCGGCCACGATGGCTCGCCCATCATCCTGCGCACAGCCGACGGCGCCTTCCCCGGTGCGGTTGATGCCGCAGCGCTCTTCCAGCAATCCTGCCAAGCCGCAGGCATCCCGCTGGAAATCAAGCGCGAACCGAACGACGGCTACTGGTCCGAGGTCTGGAACGTACAGCCCTTCTGCTGCTCCTACTGGGGCGGTCGCCCGGTGCAAGACCAGATGTACACCACGGCCTATCTGTCGACCGCGGACTGGAACGACACCCGCTGGAAGCGCCCCGAGTTCGACGCGATGCTGCTCGAAGCCCGCGCCGAACTGGACGAGGCCAAGCGGAAAGAGATCTACTCGAAAATGGGCCGCATGCTGAACGAAGAGGGCGGCCTGATGGTGCCCATGTTCAACGACTTTGTCGATGCGGTCTCGACCAAGGTCCAGGGTTGGGAAAGCGACCCGAACGGCCCGCAAATGAACTGGTACGCGTTCAAGAAAACCTGGAAAGCGTAA
- a CDS encoding ABC transporter permease produces the protein MHPILTLVLQRLGLGLILLVAASALLFGLTEILPGDAAQAILGQAATAESLANLREEMGLNRPALTRYFEWLGGIVTGDMGNALTNNLPIADQVARRMSSTLFLAFWASIISVPLAILLGLIAVRFQNRWPDKLISGVTLASISLPEFMIAYILVFFFAVKLFWAPSFASISPGMPLLEQLHAISLPVAVLTLVVLAHMMRMTRAAILNVMQSAYIETAELKGLTTFKVIYRHAFPNAIAPIVNVVMINLAYLVVGVVVVEVVFAYPGMGQYLVDAVVKRDVPVVLACGVIFAAVYIILNIVADVVSILANPRLRHPK, from the coding sequence ATGCACCCCATCCTGACACTTGTCCTGCAGCGCCTCGGCCTTGGCCTGATCCTGCTGGTCGCCGCCTCCGCTCTGCTGTTCGGCCTGACCGAAATCCTGCCCGGTGACGCAGCCCAGGCCATCCTCGGCCAGGCCGCCACCGCCGAAAGCCTCGCCAACCTGCGCGAGGAAATGGGCCTGAACCGCCCTGCCCTCACCCGCTACTTCGAATGGCTTGGCGGGATCGTCACGGGCGACATGGGCAACGCGCTCACCAACAACCTGCCCATCGCGGATCAGGTCGCCCGGCGCATGTCATCGACCCTGTTCCTCGCCTTCTGGGCCTCCATCATCTCGGTGCCGCTGGCCATCCTTCTGGGTCTCATCGCCGTGCGGTTCCAGAACCGCTGGCCTGACAAGCTGATCTCGGGCGTCACGCTCGCCTCGATCTCGCTGCCCGAGTTCATGATCGCCTACATCCTTGTCTTCTTCTTCGCGGTCAAACTGTTCTGGGCCCCATCCTTCGCCTCGATCAGCCCCGGCATGCCGCTCCTGGAGCAACTCCACGCCATCTCCCTGCCCGTGGCCGTGCTGACGCTGGTGGTACTGGCCCATATGATGCGCATGACACGGGCTGCGATCCTGAACGTGATGCAATCAGCTTACATAGAAACCGCTGAGCTCAAGGGCCTGACCACGTTCAAGGTCATCTACCGCCACGCCTTCCCCAACGCCATCGCACCCATCGTGAACGTGGTGATGATCAACCTCGCCTATCTGGTGGTCGGCGTCGTGGTGGTCGAGGTCGTCTTCGCCTACCCCGGCATGGGCCAATACCTGGTGGACGCGGTCGTCAAACGGGACGTGCCGGTTGTGCTCGCCTGCGGTGTGATCTTCGCTGCCGTGTATATCATCTTGAATATTGTGGCGGACGTTGTGTCGATCTTGGCCAACCCAAGACTAAGGCATCCAAAATAA
- a CDS encoding ABC transporter permease: MLKNIPLSAALGLIITGTYFLAALFAPLIAPYGMAETVGDVWEPSSAAHWLGTDQIGRDLLTRMIFGGQTTIFIATAATILSFTTGSVLGFLAAVSGGWVDQVMSRLVDLFMSIPSLILALVILSSIEATVVTLIVIMGLLDSTRVYRLARAVAVDISVMDYVEAARLRGEKLGWIIFREILPNALSPLVAEMGLRFIFMVLFISTLSFLGIGVQPPLADWGGIVKENKEGINFGIGAALYPAVAIATLAISVNLIADWILNRTTSLKGGRG; encoded by the coding sequence ATGCTAAAAAACATCCCCCTCTCCGCCGCCCTCGGCCTCATCATCACCGGCACATACTTCCTCGCCGCGCTCTTCGCGCCGCTCATCGCCCCCTACGGCATGGCCGAAACCGTGGGCGACGTGTGGGAGCCATCGTCAGCCGCCCATTGGCTCGGCACCGACCAGATCGGGCGCGACCTGCTCACCCGCATGATCTTTGGCGGCCAGACCACGATCTTCATCGCCACCGCCGCCACGATCCTCAGCTTCACCACAGGCTCCGTCCTCGGCTTCCTGGCCGCCGTCTCCGGCGGCTGGGTGGATCAGGTCATGTCACGCCTCGTCGACCTCTTCATGTCGATCCCATCCCTGATCCTCGCCCTCGTCATCCTGTCGAGCATCGAGGCCACGGTGGTCACCCTGATCGTCATCATGGGCCTGCTCGATTCCACCCGCGTCTACCGCCTCGCCCGCGCCGTCGCGGTGGACATCTCGGTCATGGACTACGTCGAAGCCGCCCGGCTCAGGGGCGAAAAGCTCGGCTGGATCATCTTCCGCGAAATCCTCCCCAACGCGCTCTCGCCCCTCGTCGCCGAAATGGGTCTGCGCTTCATCTTCATGGTGCTCTTCATCTCGACACTCTCCTTCCTCGGCATTGGCGTGCAACCCCCGCTCGCGGACTGGGGCGGCATCGTGAAAGAGAACAAGGAAGGTATCAACTTCGGCATCGGCGCCGCCCTCTACCCGGCGGTCGCCATCGCCACGCTGGCGATCAGCGTCAACCTCATCGCCGACTGGATCCTCAACCGCACCACGTCTCTCAAAGGGGGCCGCGGATGA
- a CDS encoding ABC transporter ATP-binding protein, with protein MTTPLLKVRGLKIGATVYPPGEKPHDIDIVHGVDFDVEPGKVLGLIGESGAGKSTIGLASMAYGRGGVKLTAGSVEVNGRDVLKAPLKDIRKLRGAEVTYVSQSAAASFNPAKQIMEQVIEAAVGQGKFTKSQAQKRAVELFKKLGLPNPDTIGTRYPHQVSGGQLQRCMTALALCPEPDLVVFDEPTTALDVTTQIDVLKAIKDAIRDTGVAALYITHDLAVVAQVSDHIMVLRHGRMVEYGTTDQIINAPQEDYTKALVSVRSITHEEKQPTEPVLRVEGITARYKGTSFDVLHDVSVDISPGQTLAVVGESGSGKSTLARVITGLLPPTAGKITFAGRTLSPDQPSRSIEDLRELQMIYQMADTAMNPRQTVGTIIGRPLEFYFGLKGVEKQKRIQELLDEIELGKGFQDRYPAELSGGQKQRVCIARALAAKPKLIICDEVTSALDPLVADGILKLLLNLQKIEDVAYLFITHDLATVKAISDSIAVMYQGKVQRYGTKSEVLTPPYDDYTDLLLSSVPEMKLGWLEDVIANRKMESAGN; from the coding sequence ATGACCACACCACTCCTCAAAGTCCGCGGCCTCAAAATCGGCGCCACAGTCTATCCGCCGGGGGAAAAACCGCACGACATCGACATCGTGCACGGCGTCGACTTCGACGTCGAACCGGGCAAGGTGCTGGGACTGATCGGCGAGAGTGGCGCGGGCAAATCCACCATCGGCCTCGCCTCCATGGCCTATGGGCGCGGCGGCGTGAAACTCACCGCCGGCTCGGTCGAGGTCAATGGCCGCGACGTGCTCAAAGCCCCGCTCAAGGACATCCGCAAACTGCGCGGCGCAGAAGTGACCTACGTCTCCCAATCCGCCGCCGCCTCCTTTAACCCGGCCAAGCAGATCATGGAACAGGTGATCGAGGCCGCCGTGGGCCAGGGCAAGTTCACCAAATCCCAAGCCCAGAAACGTGCGGTGGAACTGTTCAAGAAACTCGGCCTCCCCAACCCAGACACGATCGGCACCCGCTACCCGCACCAGGTCTCCGGCGGCCAACTCCAGCGCTGCATGACGGCGCTCGCCCTCTGCCCCGAACCCGACCTCGTGGTGTTCGACGAACCCACCACGGCGCTCGACGTCACCACGCAGATCGACGTGCTCAAAGCGATCAAGGACGCGATCCGCGACACCGGCGTGGCCGCGCTCTACATCACCCACGACCTCGCCGTGGTGGCGCAGGTCTCTGACCATATCATGGTGCTGCGCCATGGGCGCATGGTCGAATACGGCACCACCGATCAGATCATCAACGCGCCGCAGGAAGACTACACCAAGGCGCTCGTCTCCGTCCGCTCGATCACGCACGAGGAAAAACAACCCACCGAACCCGTCCTGCGCGTCGAAGGGATCACCGCCCGCTACAAGGGCACCAGCTTCGACGTGCTGCACGATGTCAGCGTCGACATCAGCCCGGGTCAGACACTGGCGGTGGTGGGGGAATCCGGCTCCGGCAAATCCACCCTCGCACGGGTGATCACGGGCCTCCTGCCCCCCACGGCCGGCAAGATCACCTTCGCAGGCCGCACGCTCAGCCCCGACCAACCCTCCCGCAGCATCGAAGACTTGCGCGAGCTGCAGATGATCTACCAGATGGCCGACACCGCCATGAACCCGCGCCAAACTGTTGGCACGATCATCGGACGCCCCCTCGAATTCTACTTCGGGCTCAAAGGCGTCGAAAAACAAAAACGCATCCAGGAACTGCTGGACGAAATCGAGCTGGGAAAAGGCTTCCAGGACCGCTACCCGGCAGAACTCTCAGGCGGCCAGAAACAGCGCGTCTGCATCGCCCGTGCGCTCGCCGCAAAACCCAAACTGATCATCTGTGATGAGGTCACATCAGCCCTCGACCCGCTCGTTGCAGACGGCATCCTCAAACTGCTCCTGAACCTGCAAAAGATCGAGGACGTGGCATACCTCTTCATCACCCATGACCTCGCCACGGTCAAAGCGATCTCCGACAGCATCGCGGTGATGTACCAGGGCAAGGTCCAGCGCTACGGCACCAAGTCCGAAGTGCTCACGCCCCCCTATGACGACTACACCGACCTCCTGCTCAGCTCGGTGCCGGAAATGAAACTCGGCTGGCTCGAAGACGTGATCGCCAACCGCAAGATGGAAAGCGCCGGCAACTAA
- a CDS encoding alkaline phosphatase family protein: MTNKLLLIILDGVPLRNFRRLFGNLEGWVDSGDAQTWTHRSVIPSISASCYASIHTGVTPAEHGCTGNGNVFRLTHPDVFGQVRKTGGTTGAVAHSFWSEFFNRHPFDVTRDIEYDEPDSDTINHGRFHTMTGYGANNQMTPSDVDLFGTLTNLCARFDLSYGMLHTCTLDSMGHRFFHESQEMDAACFVMDEMLAPFIPRWRDMGYEVIVTADHGQDERGHHGGRGALQQETALYYFGDATGPDADTVIDQLQLAPTILHRLGADIPDTMQAKPFLS, translated from the coding sequence ATGACCAACAAACTCCTGCTGATCATCCTCGACGGCGTACCGCTGCGCAATTTCCGCCGCCTCTTCGGCAATCTCGAAGGATGGGTGGACAGCGGTGACGCCCAGACATGGACGCACCGCAGCGTCATCCCGTCGATCTCCGCCTCCTGCTATGCCTCGATCCATACCGGTGTCACACCTGCCGAACACGGCTGCACCGGCAACGGCAACGTCTTTCGCCTGACGCACCCGGATGTCTTCGGTCAGGTCCGTAAGACAGGCGGCACCACCGGGGCCGTCGCCCACTCCTTCTGGTCCGAATTCTTCAACCGTCACCCGTTCGATGTCACCCGCGACATCGAATACGACGAGCCGGACAGCGACACGATCAACCACGGGCGCTTCCACACTATGACGGGCTACGGCGCCAACAATCAGATGACGCCCTCAGACGTGGACCTCTTCGGCACGCTCACGAACCTTTGCGCCCGCTTCGACCTCAGCTACGGGATGCTGCACACCTGCACACTCGACAGCATGGGCCACCGCTTCTTCCACGAAAGCCAGGAAATGGACGCTGCCTGTTTCGTCATGGACGAAATGCTGGCCCCCTTCATTCCGCGCTGGCGCGACATGGGGTACGAAGTGATCGTGACCGCCGACCACGGACAGGACGAACGCGGCCACCACGGCGGGCGCGGCGCGCTGCAGCAGGAGACGGCGCTCTACTATTTCGGGGACGCAACGGGGCCGGACGCGGACACCGTCATCGACCAGTTGCAACTCGCGCCCACCATCCTGCATCGCCTCGGCGCAGACATCCCGGACACGATGCAGGCCAAGCCGTTTCTAAGCTAA
- a CDS encoding acyl-CoA synthetase, whose protein sequence is MTYAGFADRDAIENEMPWEERDVAKTLFGMLSNTAEKFPNHNAVSFQIFSDPKSKAETLNWTQLQGRTAQCANMLRSHGIGPTDVVAYVLPNATETIVTLLGGATAGIVNPINPLLDAEQIGAILRETNAKVLVTLRAFPKTDVAQKMSEAVKLAPNVKTVLEVDLLGHVSGLKSFIIPLIRPKMEKAPGVTYLDFNAECAKQPTTLQFEDVQEDRVACYFHTGGTTGMPKVAQHKYSGMVYNGWVGATTLLTAEDNILAPLPLFHVMAAHVLLLGAVASGAHCVFPTPQGYRGEGVFDNIWKLTERWKITFIASVPTAIAAMMQRPIDADIGTVKSTFSGSAPLPQELFRRYESAAGVEIVEGYGMTEATCLVSGNPIDGEKKIGSVGIPFPYTEVKIYKGTPEGPIEAGVDEIGEICVSNPGVWPGNTYTEADKNKDLFYNEKFLRTGDLGRRDADGYLWITGRAKDLIIRGGHNIDPAEIEEALLGHEAVAFAGAIGQPDQHSGEVPCAYVELVDGASVTPDELMAFCKEHVHERAAQPKHMTIMDELPKTAVGKIFKPDLRKEAITRIYNAALNDAGLKAEIVAVTDDKKRGLVAQVVANGESETAIQTVLGDFVRPWEMSSEAMAAE, encoded by the coding sequence ATGACATATGCCGGGTTCGCGGACCGCGATGCCATTGAAAACGAAATGCCATGGGAAGAGCGTGACGTCGCCAAGACCCTCTTTGGTATGCTCAGCAACACGGCTGAAAAGTTCCCCAACCACAACGCTGTCAGCTTCCAGATATTCTCGGATCCGAAGTCCAAGGCCGAGACGCTGAACTGGACCCAATTGCAAGGCCGTACCGCGCAATGCGCCAACATGTTGCGCAGTCATGGTATCGGACCGACAGATGTCGTGGCCTATGTTCTGCCCAATGCGACCGAGACCATCGTGACACTGCTGGGCGGTGCGACCGCTGGCATCGTGAACCCCATCAATCCGCTGCTGGATGCCGAGCAGATCGGTGCCATCCTGCGCGAAACAAATGCCAAGGTCCTTGTCACCCTGCGCGCGTTCCCCAAGACGGACGTGGCGCAGAAGATGTCCGAGGCGGTCAAGCTGGCGCCCAACGTCAAGACCGTGCTCGAGGTCGATCTGCTGGGCCACGTGTCGGGTCTCAAATCCTTCATCATCCCGCTGATCCGTCCGAAGATGGAAAAGGCGCCGGGCGTCACCTATCTGGACTTCAACGCCGAATGTGCCAAGCAGCCGACCACGCTGCAATTTGAGGACGTGCAGGAAGATCGCGTTGCCTGTTACTTCCACACGGGCGGCACAACCGGCATGCCGAAGGTCGCGCAGCACAAGTATTCGGGCATGGTCTACAATGGCTGGGTCGGGGCGACCACGCTTTTGACCGCCGAAGATAACATATTGGCGCCATTGCCACTTTTCCATGTGATGGCGGCGCATGTGTTGTTGTTGGGTGCGGTTGCATCCGGCGCGCACTGCGTTTTCCCGACGCCTCAGGGCTACCGGGGCGAGGGTGTGTTCGACAATATCTGGAAGCTGACCGAGCGCTGGAAGATCACCTTCATCGCCTCCGTTCCCACGGCTATTGCGGCGATGATGCAGCGCCCGATCGATGCCGATATCGGCACGGTGAAGTCCACGTTCTCCGGTTCGGCGCCGCTGCCGCAGGAACTGTTCAGGCGCTATGAAAGTGCTGCCGGCGTCGAGATCGTCGAAGGCTATGGCATGACCGAGGCGACCTGTCTCGTGTCCGGCAACCCCATCGACGGCGAGAAGAAAATCGGGTCCGTTGGCATCCCGTTCCCCTACACCGAGGTCAAGATCTACAAGGGTACTCCCGAGGGCCCGATCGAGGCCGGTGTGGACGAGATCGGCGAGATCTGCGTCAGCAATCCAGGGGTCTGGCCGGGCAATACATACACCGAGGCGGATAAGAACAAGGACTTGTTCTACAATGAAAAATTCCTGCGCACGGGCGACCTGGGCCGCCGCGATGCGGACGGGTATCTGTGGATCACGGGGCGCGCCAAGGACCTGATCATTCGCGGTGGTCACAACATTGATCCTGCCGAGATCGAAGAGGCATTGCTTGGCCACGAGGCCGTCGCCTTTGCCGGAGCCATCGGGCAGCCAGACCAGCATTCGGGCGAGGTGCCGTGTGCTTATGTCGAGCTTGTCGACGGGGCCAGCGTGACGCCGGATGAGCTGATGGCGTTCTGCAAGGAGCATGTGCACGAGCGGGCGGCGCAGCCTAAGCACATGACCATTATGGACGAGTTGCCGAAAACGGCGGTTGGCAAGATCTTCAAACCCGACCTGCGGAAAGAAGCCATCACCCGCATCTACAATGCGGCGCTGAACGATGCCGGGTTGAAGGCGGAGATTGTGGCCGTGACCGATGACAAGAAGCGTGGGCTGGTGGCGCAAGTGGTTGCCAATGGCGAGAGCGAGACCGCGATCCAGACGGTGCTGGGCGACTTTGTCCGGCCCTGGGAAATGTCGTCGGAGGCGATGGCGGCCGAGTAA